One window of the Megalops cyprinoides isolate fMegCyp1 chromosome 2, fMegCyp1.pri, whole genome shotgun sequence genome contains the following:
- the tp63 gene encoding tumor protein 63 isoform X3 gives MLYLETPASAQYNESQYTNLGLLNSMDQQIGNGGSSSTSPYNNDHAQNNVTAPSPYAQPSSTFDALSPSPAIPSNTDYAGPHTFDVTFQQSSTAKSATWTYSTDLKKLYCQIAKTCPIQIKVLTNPPQGAVIRAMPVYKKAEHVTEVVKRCPNHELSREFNDGQTAPPSHLIRVEGNSHAQYVEDSITGRQSVLVPYEPPQVGTEFTTILYNFMCNSSCVGGMNRRPILIIVTLETRDGQVLGRRCFEARICACPGRDRKADEDSIRKQHVTEGTKSSEGMKRPFRQASHGIQMSSIKKRRSTDEEVFCLPIKGREIYEILVKIKESLELMQFLPQHTIESYRQQQQNLIQKQTSMPSQPAFGSSSPPHSKVNKLPSVSQLINPQQRNALTPSSMSGGLTDMTPMMGTHIPMSGDMSALSPTHGLQPQLPMVPSSHCTPPPPYPMDSSISSFLLRLGCSACLDYFTAQGLTNIYQIENYNIEDLSRLKIPTEFQPVIWKGILEHRQSMEFSPPPHILRTTSGSSTVSVGSSEARGERVIDAVRFTLRQTISFPPRDDWSDFSFDMDSRRNKQQRIKEEGE, from the exons tcACAGTACACAAACTTGGGGCTCCTAAACAGCATGGACCAGCAGATCGGGAACGGTGGCTCCTCCTCGACCAGTCCCTACAACAATGACCACGCCCAGAACAACGTGACCGCCCCGTCGCCCTACGCCCAACCCAGCTCCACCTTTGACGCCCTCTCCCCGTCACCTGCCATCCCGTCCAACACTGATTATGCCGGCCCCCACACCTTCGACGTGACCTTCCAGCAGTCCAGCACCGCCAAGTCTGCTACATGGACG TACTCCACAGACCTGAAGAAGCTTTACTGCCAGATCGCCAAGACGTGTCCCATTCAAATCAAGGTTCTGACCAACCCACCCCAGGGTGCCGTCATCAGGGCCATGCCTGTCTACAAGAAGGCCGAGCATGTGACTGAGGTGGTTAAGCGCTGTCCCAACCATGAGCTGAGCCGCGAGTTCAACGATG GTCAGACAGCTCCTCCCAGTCACCTTATACGGGTGGAGGGAAACAGCCACGCCCAATATGTGGAGGATTCGATAACGGGCCGTCAGAGTGTGCTGGTCCCGTATGAGCCCCCCCAG GTGGGCACCGAGTTCACCACCATCCTCTACAATTTCATGTGCAACTCAAGCTGCGTGGGCGGAATGAACAGGCGCCCCATCCTCATCATTGTCACCTTGGAAACCAGAGA TGGTCAGGTGCTGGGCCGCCGCTGCTTCGAGGCCCGGATCTGCGCCTGTCCTGGCAGGGACCGAAAGGCAGACGAGGACAGCATCCGCAAGCAGCACGTGACGGAGGGGACAAAGAGCAGTGAGGGTATGAAGCGCC CTTTCCGCCAGGCATCTCACGGGATCCAGATGTCCTCCATTAAGAAGAGAAGATCCACAGATGAGGAAGTGTTTTGTCTGCCT atTAAAGGCCGTGAAATATACGAAATATTGGTGAAAATTAAAGAGTCTTTGGAGCTCATGCAGTTTCTACCCCAGCACACTATTGAGTCATACAGACAACAACAGCAGAATCTGATCCAGAAACA GACCTCCATGCCCTCTCAGCCCGCCTTTGGTTCCAGTTCTCCTCCCCACAGCAAGGTGAACAAGCTGCCCTCCGTGAGCCAGCTCATCAACCCTCAGCAGCGCAACGccctcaccccctccagcaTGTCTGGAGGCCTGACTGACA tgactCCGATGATGGGCACACACATTCCCATGAGCGGTGACATGAGCGCACTGAGCCCCACCCACGGCCTGCAGCCCCAGCTACCCATGGTGCCCTCCTCCCACTGCACACCCCCACCGCCGTACCCCATGGACAGCAGCATCTCCAG CTTCCTTTTGAGACTGGGCTGCTCAGCCTGCCTGGACTACTTCACAGCCCAGGGCCTGACCAACATCTACCAGATCGAGAACTACAACATAGAG GACCTGTCGCGTCTCAAGATCCCCACCGAGTTCCAGCCCGTTATCTGGAAGGGCATCCTGGAGCACCGGCAGAGCATGGAGTTCTCGCCGCCGCCGCACATCCTGCGCACCACCAGCGGCTCCTCCACGGTGAGCGTGGGCTCGTCGGAGGCGCGGGGCGAGCGCGTCATCGACGCCGTGCGCTTCACGCTGCGGCAGACCATCTCCTTCCCGCCGCGCGACGACTGGAGCGACTTCTCCTTCGACATGGACTCCCGCCGCAACAAGCAGCAGCGCATTAAGGAGGAGGGCGAGTGA
- the tp63 gene encoding tumor protein 63 isoform X2: MLYLETPASAQYNESQYTNLGLLNSMDQQIGNGGSSSTSPYNNDHAQNNVTAPSPYAQPSSTFDALSPSPAIPSNTDYAGPHTFDVTFQQSSTAKSATWTYSTDLKKLYCQIAKTCPIQIKVLTNPPQGAVIRAMPVYKKAEHVTEVVKRCPNHELSREFNDGQTAPPSHLIRVEGNSHAQYVEDSITGRQSVLVPYEPPQVGTEFTTILYNFMCNSSCVGGMNRRPILIIVTLETRDGQVLGRRCFEARICACPGRDRKADEDSIRKQHVTEGTKSSEAFRQASHGIQMSSIKKRRSTDEEVFCLPIKGREIYEILVKIKESLELMQFLPQHTIESYRQQQQNLIQKQWDVSDHQSNGVCAVPCPRTSMPSQPAFGSSSPPHSKVNKLPSVSQLINPQQRNALTPSSMSGGLTDMTPMMGTHIPMSGDMSALSPTHGLQPQLPMVPSSHCTPPPPYPMDSSISSFLLRLGCSACLDYFTAQGLTNIYQIENYNIEDLSRLKIPTEFQPVIWKGILEHRQSMEFSPPPHILRTTSGSSTVSVGSSEARGERVIDAVRFTLRQTISFPPRDDWSDFSFDMDSRRNKQQRIKEEGE; this comes from the exons tcACAGTACACAAACTTGGGGCTCCTAAACAGCATGGACCAGCAGATCGGGAACGGTGGCTCCTCCTCGACCAGTCCCTACAACAATGACCACGCCCAGAACAACGTGACCGCCCCGTCGCCCTACGCCCAACCCAGCTCCACCTTTGACGCCCTCTCCCCGTCACCTGCCATCCCGTCCAACACTGATTATGCCGGCCCCCACACCTTCGACGTGACCTTCCAGCAGTCCAGCACCGCCAAGTCTGCTACATGGACG TACTCCACAGACCTGAAGAAGCTTTACTGCCAGATCGCCAAGACGTGTCCCATTCAAATCAAGGTTCTGACCAACCCACCCCAGGGTGCCGTCATCAGGGCCATGCCTGTCTACAAGAAGGCCGAGCATGTGACTGAGGTGGTTAAGCGCTGTCCCAACCATGAGCTGAGCCGCGAGTTCAACGATG GTCAGACAGCTCCTCCCAGTCACCTTATACGGGTGGAGGGAAACAGCCACGCCCAATATGTGGAGGATTCGATAACGGGCCGTCAGAGTGTGCTGGTCCCGTATGAGCCCCCCCAG GTGGGCACCGAGTTCACCACCATCCTCTACAATTTCATGTGCAACTCAAGCTGCGTGGGCGGAATGAACAGGCGCCCCATCCTCATCATTGTCACCTTGGAAACCAGAGA TGGTCAGGTGCTGGGCCGCCGCTGCTTCGAGGCCCGGATCTGCGCCTGTCCTGGCAGGGACCGAAAGGCAGACGAGGACAGCATCCGCAAGCAGCACGTGACGGAGGGGACAAAGAGCAGTGAGG CTTTCCGCCAGGCATCTCACGGGATCCAGATGTCCTCCATTAAGAAGAGAAGATCCACAGATGAGGAAGTGTTTTGTCTGCCT atTAAAGGCCGTGAAATATACGAAATATTGGTGAAAATTAAAGAGTCTTTGGAGCTCATGCAGTTTCTACCCCAGCACACTATTGAGTCATACAGACAACAACAGCAGAATCTGATCCAGAAACA aTGGGATGTGTCAGACCATCAGAGTAATGGCGTGTGTGCTGTTCCATGCCCCAGGACCTCCATGCCCTCTCAGCCCGCCTTTGGTTCCAGTTCTCCTCCCCACAGCAAGGTGAACAAGCTGCCCTCCGTGAGCCAGCTCATCAACCCTCAGCAGCGCAACGccctcaccccctccagcaTGTCTGGAGGCCTGACTGACA tgactCCGATGATGGGCACACACATTCCCATGAGCGGTGACATGAGCGCACTGAGCCCCACCCACGGCCTGCAGCCCCAGCTACCCATGGTGCCCTCCTCCCACTGCACACCCCCACCGCCGTACCCCATGGACAGCAGCATCTCCAG CTTCCTTTTGAGACTGGGCTGCTCAGCCTGCCTGGACTACTTCACAGCCCAGGGCCTGACCAACATCTACCAGATCGAGAACTACAACATAGAG GACCTGTCGCGTCTCAAGATCCCCACCGAGTTCCAGCCCGTTATCTGGAAGGGCATCCTGGAGCACCGGCAGAGCATGGAGTTCTCGCCGCCGCCGCACATCCTGCGCACCACCAGCGGCTCCTCCACGGTGAGCGTGGGCTCGTCGGAGGCGCGGGGCGAGCGCGTCATCGACGCCGTGCGCTTCACGCTGCGGCAGACCATCTCCTTCCCGCCGCGCGACGACTGGAGCGACTTCTCCTTCGACATGGACTCCCGCCGCAACAAGCAGCAGCGCATTAAGGAGGAGGGCGAGTGA
- the tp63 gene encoding tumor protein 63 isoform X4 codes for MLYLETPASAQYNESQYTNLGLLNSMDQQIGNGGSSSTSPYNNDHAQNNVTAPSPYAQPSSTFDALSPSPAIPSNTDYAGPHTFDVTFQQSSTAKSATWTYSTDLKKLYCQIAKTCPIQIKVLTNPPQGAVIRAMPVYKKAEHVTEVVKRCPNHELSREFNDGQTAPPSHLIRVEGNSHAQYVEDSITGRQSVLVPYEPPQVGTEFTTILYNFMCNSSCVGGMNRRPILIIVTLETRDGQVLGRRCFEARICACPGRDRKADEDSIRKQHVTEGTKSSEAFRQASHGIQMSSIKKRRSTDEEVFCLPIKGREIYEILVKIKESLELMQFLPQHTIESYRQQQQNLIQKQTSMPSQPAFGSSSPPHSKVNKLPSVSQLINPQQRNALTPSSMSGGLTDMTPMMGTHIPMSGDMSALSPTHGLQPQLPMVPSSHCTPPPPYPMDSSISSFLLRLGCSACLDYFTAQGLTNIYQIENYNIEDLSRLKIPTEFQPVIWKGILEHRQSMEFSPPPHILRTTSGSSTVSVGSSEARGERVIDAVRFTLRQTISFPPRDDWSDFSFDMDSRRNKQQRIKEEGE; via the exons tcACAGTACACAAACTTGGGGCTCCTAAACAGCATGGACCAGCAGATCGGGAACGGTGGCTCCTCCTCGACCAGTCCCTACAACAATGACCACGCCCAGAACAACGTGACCGCCCCGTCGCCCTACGCCCAACCCAGCTCCACCTTTGACGCCCTCTCCCCGTCACCTGCCATCCCGTCCAACACTGATTATGCCGGCCCCCACACCTTCGACGTGACCTTCCAGCAGTCCAGCACCGCCAAGTCTGCTACATGGACG TACTCCACAGACCTGAAGAAGCTTTACTGCCAGATCGCCAAGACGTGTCCCATTCAAATCAAGGTTCTGACCAACCCACCCCAGGGTGCCGTCATCAGGGCCATGCCTGTCTACAAGAAGGCCGAGCATGTGACTGAGGTGGTTAAGCGCTGTCCCAACCATGAGCTGAGCCGCGAGTTCAACGATG GTCAGACAGCTCCTCCCAGTCACCTTATACGGGTGGAGGGAAACAGCCACGCCCAATATGTGGAGGATTCGATAACGGGCCGTCAGAGTGTGCTGGTCCCGTATGAGCCCCCCCAG GTGGGCACCGAGTTCACCACCATCCTCTACAATTTCATGTGCAACTCAAGCTGCGTGGGCGGAATGAACAGGCGCCCCATCCTCATCATTGTCACCTTGGAAACCAGAGA TGGTCAGGTGCTGGGCCGCCGCTGCTTCGAGGCCCGGATCTGCGCCTGTCCTGGCAGGGACCGAAAGGCAGACGAGGACAGCATCCGCAAGCAGCACGTGACGGAGGGGACAAAGAGCAGTGAGG CTTTCCGCCAGGCATCTCACGGGATCCAGATGTCCTCCATTAAGAAGAGAAGATCCACAGATGAGGAAGTGTTTTGTCTGCCT atTAAAGGCCGTGAAATATACGAAATATTGGTGAAAATTAAAGAGTCTTTGGAGCTCATGCAGTTTCTACCCCAGCACACTATTGAGTCATACAGACAACAACAGCAGAATCTGATCCAGAAACA GACCTCCATGCCCTCTCAGCCCGCCTTTGGTTCCAGTTCTCCTCCCCACAGCAAGGTGAACAAGCTGCCCTCCGTGAGCCAGCTCATCAACCCTCAGCAGCGCAACGccctcaccccctccagcaTGTCTGGAGGCCTGACTGACA tgactCCGATGATGGGCACACACATTCCCATGAGCGGTGACATGAGCGCACTGAGCCCCACCCACGGCCTGCAGCCCCAGCTACCCATGGTGCCCTCCTCCCACTGCACACCCCCACCGCCGTACCCCATGGACAGCAGCATCTCCAG CTTCCTTTTGAGACTGGGCTGCTCAGCCTGCCTGGACTACTTCACAGCCCAGGGCCTGACCAACATCTACCAGATCGAGAACTACAACATAGAG GACCTGTCGCGTCTCAAGATCCCCACCGAGTTCCAGCCCGTTATCTGGAAGGGCATCCTGGAGCACCGGCAGAGCATGGAGTTCTCGCCGCCGCCGCACATCCTGCGCACCACCAGCGGCTCCTCCACGGTGAGCGTGGGCTCGTCGGAGGCGCGGGGCGAGCGCGTCATCGACGCCGTGCGCTTCACGCTGCGGCAGACCATCTCCTTCCCGCCGCGCGACGACTGGAGCGACTTCTCCTTCGACATGGACTCCCGCCGCAACAAGCAGCAGCGCATTAAGGAGGAGGGCGAGTGA
- the tp63 gene encoding tumor protein 63 isoform X1: MLYLETPASAQYNESQYTNLGLLNSMDQQIGNGGSSSTSPYNNDHAQNNVTAPSPYAQPSSTFDALSPSPAIPSNTDYAGPHTFDVTFQQSSTAKSATWTYSTDLKKLYCQIAKTCPIQIKVLTNPPQGAVIRAMPVYKKAEHVTEVVKRCPNHELSREFNDGQTAPPSHLIRVEGNSHAQYVEDSITGRQSVLVPYEPPQVGTEFTTILYNFMCNSSCVGGMNRRPILIIVTLETRDGQVLGRRCFEARICACPGRDRKADEDSIRKQHVTEGTKSSEGMKRPFRQASHGIQMSSIKKRRSTDEEVFCLPIKGREIYEILVKIKESLELMQFLPQHTIESYRQQQQNLIQKQWDVSDHQSNGVCAVPCPRTSMPSQPAFGSSSPPHSKVNKLPSVSQLINPQQRNALTPSSMSGGLTDMTPMMGTHIPMSGDMSALSPTHGLQPQLPMVPSSHCTPPPPYPMDSSISSFLLRLGCSACLDYFTAQGLTNIYQIENYNIEDLSRLKIPTEFQPVIWKGILEHRQSMEFSPPPHILRTTSGSSTVSVGSSEARGERVIDAVRFTLRQTISFPPRDDWSDFSFDMDSRRNKQQRIKEEGE, translated from the exons tcACAGTACACAAACTTGGGGCTCCTAAACAGCATGGACCAGCAGATCGGGAACGGTGGCTCCTCCTCGACCAGTCCCTACAACAATGACCACGCCCAGAACAACGTGACCGCCCCGTCGCCCTACGCCCAACCCAGCTCCACCTTTGACGCCCTCTCCCCGTCACCTGCCATCCCGTCCAACACTGATTATGCCGGCCCCCACACCTTCGACGTGACCTTCCAGCAGTCCAGCACCGCCAAGTCTGCTACATGGACG TACTCCACAGACCTGAAGAAGCTTTACTGCCAGATCGCCAAGACGTGTCCCATTCAAATCAAGGTTCTGACCAACCCACCCCAGGGTGCCGTCATCAGGGCCATGCCTGTCTACAAGAAGGCCGAGCATGTGACTGAGGTGGTTAAGCGCTGTCCCAACCATGAGCTGAGCCGCGAGTTCAACGATG GTCAGACAGCTCCTCCCAGTCACCTTATACGGGTGGAGGGAAACAGCCACGCCCAATATGTGGAGGATTCGATAACGGGCCGTCAGAGTGTGCTGGTCCCGTATGAGCCCCCCCAG GTGGGCACCGAGTTCACCACCATCCTCTACAATTTCATGTGCAACTCAAGCTGCGTGGGCGGAATGAACAGGCGCCCCATCCTCATCATTGTCACCTTGGAAACCAGAGA TGGTCAGGTGCTGGGCCGCCGCTGCTTCGAGGCCCGGATCTGCGCCTGTCCTGGCAGGGACCGAAAGGCAGACGAGGACAGCATCCGCAAGCAGCACGTGACGGAGGGGACAAAGAGCAGTGAGGGTATGAAGCGCC CTTTCCGCCAGGCATCTCACGGGATCCAGATGTCCTCCATTAAGAAGAGAAGATCCACAGATGAGGAAGTGTTTTGTCTGCCT atTAAAGGCCGTGAAATATACGAAATATTGGTGAAAATTAAAGAGTCTTTGGAGCTCATGCAGTTTCTACCCCAGCACACTATTGAGTCATACAGACAACAACAGCAGAATCTGATCCAGAAACA aTGGGATGTGTCAGACCATCAGAGTAATGGCGTGTGTGCTGTTCCATGCCCCAGGACCTCCATGCCCTCTCAGCCCGCCTTTGGTTCCAGTTCTCCTCCCCACAGCAAGGTGAACAAGCTGCCCTCCGTGAGCCAGCTCATCAACCCTCAGCAGCGCAACGccctcaccccctccagcaTGTCTGGAGGCCTGACTGACA tgactCCGATGATGGGCACACACATTCCCATGAGCGGTGACATGAGCGCACTGAGCCCCACCCACGGCCTGCAGCCCCAGCTACCCATGGTGCCCTCCTCCCACTGCACACCCCCACCGCCGTACCCCATGGACAGCAGCATCTCCAG CTTCCTTTTGAGACTGGGCTGCTCAGCCTGCCTGGACTACTTCACAGCCCAGGGCCTGACCAACATCTACCAGATCGAGAACTACAACATAGAG GACCTGTCGCGTCTCAAGATCCCCACCGAGTTCCAGCCCGTTATCTGGAAGGGCATCCTGGAGCACCGGCAGAGCATGGAGTTCTCGCCGCCGCCGCACATCCTGCGCACCACCAGCGGCTCCTCCACGGTGAGCGTGGGCTCGTCGGAGGCGCGGGGCGAGCGCGTCATCGACGCCGTGCGCTTCACGCTGCGGCAGACCATCTCCTTCCCGCCGCGCGACGACTGGAGCGACTTCTCCTTCGACATGGACTCCCGCCGCAACAAGCAGCAGCGCATTAAGGAGGAGGGCGAGTGA